The Paraburkholderia caffeinilytica genome segment TTCCATGCGACCTCGTTTTCATGGACCTCTACATGCCAGGAGGCATCCATGGCGACGGACTGGAAGCGGTCAGACAGTTCAAGGCACGCTATCCCGATGTTGCACTTGTTGTGCTCACCATGGAAACCGAAGCGGCCGCGCTGAGAAAGGTCGTCGCGCTCGGTGTCGACGGGCTGATCAGCAAACGCGACCGGATCGATCTGATTCACGTGGCCGCCGTCACGGCGTTGGCCCGCGAGTGCTATCTCGGGCCGGCGGTGCGCTCGCTGATTGCCGACGCAACGGTCGTGCAGCGGCTCGATTTTGTCCGGCAAATGCTGTCGCGCCGCGAACTGGAGGTGTTCACGCAATACGCTTCCGGGCTTGGCGTGACGGAGATTGCCGAGCGCTTCGGGCGCAGTGTCAAGACCATCAGCGCCCAGAAATGTACTGCGATGCGCAAGCTCGGCCTGCACAGCGACGCGGAATTGTTCCGCTTCGCCGTCGAGCATGGCGTGATCTCGGAGGATTGTTTGCAAAACCGGCGCTGAGCCGGCGAGGCGCCGCGCCGGTCTGGTGGCGTGGCGAACTGAAGATGCACCTGGCACATCCCGGGGAGGCACGTCGCGTGCAGGGAGTGCCAGTCGATAAGACAACAAAAAATGACACAAAAAATCCGAGTCATCGTGGCCGACGATCACGATTGCGTTCGTGTTGGCGTGATGCGCCTGCTGCAAGCGGCACCTCACATTGAGATAGTCGGCGAGGCACCGGATACCCAAACGCTGGCGGAGTTGCTCGACATCCATGTGTGCGACGTCGTCGTGTCGGATATCGGCATGCCGGGCATTGACGGTGCCAGCAACGCTGTCTCTTTTCTGCGCCGCCTGTTCCGGGAGCGGTCGCATCCCTGCGTCGTCGTGCTGACGATGATCTGTCATGCGCACCTGCTTTCGGGTTTATTGCACCTCGGCGTCGCAGGAATCGTCGACAAGCGCGATACCGCCGCGGCGTTGATCGAAGCGATCGAGGCAGCGGTTAGCGGCCGTATTTATCTATCGAATCAGGCGCGCGTCGCGATAAATGCAACCGATGCGCCGTCGCAGCCGCGCGCGGGCGTGCTGAGCGCGCGCGAATGGGAGGTCTTCCAACTTTATGTGCGAGGTCTGGCTGTTCACGAGATCGCGACACGTCTGCAACGCAGCGGCAAGACCATCAGCACTCAAAAGCGTAGCGCGATGCGCAAGCTCGGTCTCGAGACGGAAAACGATCTTA includes the following:
- a CDS encoding response regulator transcription factor, whose translation is MNDNADSSTPVRTIIADDHPLVLLAIENLMVGYPNMQIVGRAADTTELFNEVDRIPCDLVFMDLYMPGGIHGDGLEAVRQFKARYPDVALVVLTMETEAAALRKVVALGVDGLISKRDRIDLIHVAAVTALARECYLGPAVRSLIADATVVQRLDFVRQMLSRRELEVFTQYASGLGVTEIAERFGRSVKTISAQKCTAMRKLGLHSDAELFRFAVEHGVISEDCLQNRR
- a CDS encoding response regulator transcription factor, giving the protein MTQKIRVIVADDHDCVRVGVMRLLQAAPHIEIVGEAPDTQTLAELLDIHVCDVVVSDIGMPGIDGASNAVSFLRRLFRERSHPCVVVLTMICHAHLLSGLLHLGVAGIVDKRDTAAALIEAIEAAVSGRIYLSNQARVAINATDAPSQPRAGVLSAREWEVFQLYVRGLAVHEIATRLQRSGKTISTQKRSAMRKLGLETENDLIDYARQIGLA